Proteins encoded by one window of Blautia faecicola:
- the minD gene encoding septum site-determining protein MinD, translating into MSEVIVVTSGKGGVGKTTTAANIGTGLAALDKKVVLVDTDIGLRNLDVVLGLENRIVYNLVDVIEGNCRLKQALIKDKRYANLFLLPSAQTRDKTSVTPEQMKKLCEELKKQFDYILLDCPAGIEQGFRNAIAGASKALVVTTPEVSAIRDADRIIGLLEAEDLRDIHLIINRLRMDMVKRGDMMSVEDVSDILAVPLIGILPDDEQVVIATNQGEPLAGKPGLCGQAYTNICRRILGEEVPFLDLDVKKGFLGRLFGR; encoded by the coding sequence ATGAGTGAAGTAATTGTTGTTACATCCGGGAAAGGCGGCGTCGGTAAGACAACGACAGCTGCAAATATCGGTACCGGACTTGCGGCACTGGATAAGAAAGTAGTGCTGGTAGACACAGATATCGGTCTTCGGAACCTGGATGTAGTGCTTGGTCTGGAGAACCGGATCGTGTACAATCTGGTCGATGTGATTGAAGGAAACTGTCGGTTAAAACAGGCACTGATCAAAGACAAACGGTATGCGAATCTGTTCCTGCTCCCGTCAGCACAGACCAGAGACAAGACTTCCGTCACACCGGAACAGATGAAAAAGCTGTGTGAAGAACTGAAAAAGCAGTTTGACTATATCCTGCTGGATTGTCCGGCAGGAATCGAGCAGGGCTTTCGAAATGCGATTGCCGGGGCTTCCAAAGCACTGGTGGTGACAACGCCGGAGGTTTCTGCGATTCGCGATGCAGACCGAATCATCGGACTTCTGGAGGCGGAGGATCTGAGAGATATCCATCTGATCATCAACCGTCTCCGTATGGATATGGTAAAACGTGGGGACATGATGTCTGTGGAAGATGTCTCAGACATCCTGGCGGTTCCTCTGATCGGAATTCTTCCTGATGATGAGCAGGTTGTGATCGCGACGAATCAGGGAGAACCACTTGCCGGAAAGCCCGGTTTGTGCGGACAGGCGTATACCAATATCTGTCGGCGGATCCTGGGGGAGGAAGTTCCTTTCCTGGATCTCGATGTAAAAAAAGGATTTTTGGGACGGTTGTTTGGCAGATAG
- the minE gene encoding cell division topological specificity factor MinE translates to MGIFSKKRKASGTIAKDRLKLLLISDRVSCSPQTMQMLKNDMIKAAGKYIPVDAGKVTICFHQSPPVLTADIPLKSRKDTGS, encoded by the coding sequence ATGGGAATCTTCAGCAAAAAACGGAAAGCCTCTGGCACCATTGCAAAAGACAGACTCAAACTGCTTCTCATATCGGATCGGGTGAGCTGTTCACCCCAGACGATGCAGATGTTAAAAAACGATATGATAAAAGCTGCGGGAAAATACATACCTGTTGATGCAGGAAAGGTGACGATCTGTTTTCATCAGTCACCGCCCGTTCTCACAGCAGATATACCGTTAAAATCCAGAAAGGATACAGGATCTTAA
- a CDS encoding FtsW/RodA/SpoVE family cell cycle protein, whose protein sequence is MFKLYRLKNYNFRLIIWLLMISGIGVLLVGSAKASLQSRQLIGVILGLVVMVAVSLMDYSWLLNFYWIIYVFNIVMLLIVRFFGDSAGGATRWLDLGFIRFQPTELSKILLIMFFARFLMDHEDTLNTWKTILASVALLAVPLVLIKIQPDLKNTITVTVVFCLLMYVAGLSYKIIGVVLGIAIPLVIAAFVLITQTDIKIIDSYQKARIMSWLYPEDETYKDDVIQQQNSITAIGSGELTGKGYNNNKVSSANKGNFVTQIQTDFIFAVAGEELGFVGSTFIVILLFLIVVECILTSRKAKDLSGKILCCGVAGVVGFQSFLNICVATGVLPNTGTPLPFVSYGLTSLVSLYIGMGLVLNVGLQNRRYLGGEKNEHRLHRTRI, encoded by the coding sequence ATGTTTAAACTTTACAGATTGAAAAACTATAATTTCCGGCTGATCATCTGGCTTCTGATGATCAGCGGGATCGGAGTACTGCTGGTGGGAAGCGCGAAGGCTTCCCTGCAGTCGAGACAGCTGATCGGTGTGATCCTCGGTCTTGTGGTGATGGTTGCTGTTTCTTTGATGGACTACAGCTGGCTTCTGAATTTTTACTGGATCATCTATGTGTTCAACATTGTGATGCTGTTGATCGTCCGTTTCTTCGGCGATTCGGCGGGTGGTGCTACCCGATGGCTGGATCTTGGATTTATCCGTTTCCAGCCGACGGAGCTTTCAAAGATCCTGCTGATCATGTTTTTTGCCCGGTTTTTAATGGATCACGAAGACACGCTGAATACCTGGAAGACGATTCTGGCTTCCGTGGCTCTCCTTGCGGTACCGTTGGTACTGATCAAGATCCAGCCGGACCTGAAAAATACGATTACCGTAACGGTTGTATTCTGTCTGTTGATGTATGTGGCAGGACTCAGTTATAAGATCATCGGAGTGGTTCTCGGAATTGCCATTCCACTGGTGATTGCAGCGTTTGTCCTGATCACACAGACAGATATCAAAATTATTGATTCCTATCAGAAAGCCCGAATTATGTCCTGGTTGTATCCGGAAGACGAGACTTACAAGGATGATGTTATCCAGCAGCAAAATTCTATCACAGCCATCGGTTCCGGTGAACTTACCGGAAAGGGATATAACAACAACAAAGTTTCTTCTGCAAACAAGGGAAATTTTGTTACTCAGATCCAGACGGACTTTATCTTTGCAGTTGCAGGGGAAGAGCTTGGATTTGTCGGGAGTACTTTTATCGTAATACTCTTGTTTCTTATCGTAGTTGAATGTATACTGACAAGCAGAAAGGCCAAAGATTTATCGGGTAAGATCTTATGCTGCGGAGTAGCAGGCGTTGTCGGTTTCCAGAGTTTTCTGAACATCTGTGTAGCCACCGGCGTCCTGCCAAACACAGGAACACCGCTTCCGTTCGTAAGTTATGGTCTGACATCTCTGGTCAGTCTGTACATCGGTATGGGACTGGTATTAAATGTAGGTCTGCAAAACAGAAGATATTTGGGAGGAGAAAAAAATGAACATCGGCTTCATCGCACACGAATCTAA
- a CDS encoding methylglyoxal synthase — translation MNIGFIAHESKKKLLQNFCIAYRGILSKHQLYATGTSGRLIEEATNLDVHKLLAGHVGGEQQMASMIEQNQMDLVIFLCGPYQEKKHEPDAHKIFRLCDTHIIPLATNLATAELLIKSLDRGELDWREIYK, via the coding sequence ATGAACATCGGCTTCATCGCACACGAATCTAAGAAAAAACTGCTTCAGAATTTTTGTATTGCATACAGAGGAATCCTCAGCAAGCATCAGCTCTATGCGACCGGAACATCCGGGCGTCTGATTGAGGAGGCTACGAACCTGGACGTCCATAAACTGCTCGCAGGTCATGTGGGCGGCGAACAGCAGATGGCATCCATGATCGAACAGAACCAGATGGATCTGGTGATTTTCCTTTGCGGACCGTATCAGGAGAAAAAACACGAACCGGATGCACATAAGATTTTCCGGCTGTGTGATACCCATATTATCCCGCTGGCAACCAATCTTGCCACAGCAGAACTTTTGATCAAATCCCTGGACAGAGGAGAACTTGACTGGCGTGAAATCTATAAATAA
- a CDS encoding D-alanyl-D-alanine carboxypeptidase family protein, which yields MKSINKKRFFKSIRKKWRSTLILIGILVLVFGVGITALVLLRRSSELDMTSAYSVKDEMYGTHGAESSAEKASSFASSYAVSSGNKSLEGVAISDTTKAGLFDLDHGTVMFAQDIHEKSYPASITKIMTAILAFKYGNMDDVVTIPAEALNQESGSTEIGFQEGDQVTLDELLHGLLIYSGNDAAVAIAQHIGGSIDQFVEMMNQEALELGATNTHFANPSGLQDENHYTTVYDIYLMLQEAMTYPHFLEIAQLSSYNLTATRGDQEVTFHLDSTDQYLTRQVTAPKNVTVLGGKTGTTSDAGSCLALLSQNAYGEPYISIVLHAANKTNLYTYMNQLLSAINQ from the coding sequence GTGAAATCTATAAATAAAAAGCGTTTTTTTAAATCTATCAGGAAAAAATGGCGAAGTACGCTGATCCTTATCGGGATTCTTGTACTGGTCTTTGGTGTAGGAATTACAGCACTGGTACTCCTCCGCCGTTCTTCTGAATTGGATATGACCTCGGCATATTCGGTGAAGGATGAGATGTACGGCACACACGGTGCCGAGAGCAGTGCAGAGAAAGCATCTTCTTTTGCTTCGAGCTATGCGGTATCTTCCGGAAATAAGAGCCTGGAAGGCGTGGCAATCAGTGACACGACGAAAGCCGGTCTGTTTGATCTGGATCATGGAACTGTGATGTTCGCACAGGACATTCATGAGAAATCCTATCCGGCAAGTATCACAAAGATCATGACAGCAATCCTGGCATTCAAGTATGGAAATATGGATGATGTTGTGACCATTCCGGCAGAGGCGCTGAATCAGGAATCCGGTTCTACAGAAATCGGTTTCCAGGAAGGTGATCAGGTAACACTTGATGAACTTCTGCATGGTCTGTTGATCTATTCCGGTAATGATGCAGCCGTAGCGATCGCACAGCATATCGGCGGAAGCATCGACCAGTTTGTGGAGATGATGAATCAGGAAGCACTGGAACTCGGTGCAACCAATACCCATTTTGCAAACCCTTCCGGGCTGCAGGATGAGAATCATTATACAACGGTATATGATATTTATCTGATGTTACAGGAAGCGATGACTTATCCGCATTTTCTGGAAATTGCACAGCTCAGTTCCTACAATCTGACTGCGACCAGAGGAGATCAGGAGGTTACGTTCCATCTGGATTCCACAGACCAGTATCTGACCCGGCAGGTAACAGCACCGAAGAATGTGACGGTACTTGGCGGCAAGACGGGTACGACATCTGATGCGGGTTCCTGTCTGGCACTGTTAAGCCAGAATGCCTATGGAGAGCCGTATATTTCGATTGTTCTTCATGCGGCGAATAAAACGAATCTGTACACGTATATGAATCAGCTGCTGTCAGCGATCAATCAATAA
- a CDS encoding DUF378 domain-containing protein, with amino-acid sequence MKGLDYTALVLTIIGAINWGLVGLFKFDLVAFLFGNLSWFSRLVYILVGLSGLYLCTFFSRLADNNA; translated from the coding sequence ATGAAAGGTTTGGATTATACTGCACTGGTACTGACAATTATAGGAGCGATTAACTGGGGACTGGTAGGACTGTTCAAATTCGACCTGGTTGCCTTCCTCTTCGGCAATCTGTCCTGGTTTTCCCGACTTGTATACATTCTGGTCGGCTTAAGCGGTCTGTATCTTTGTACCTTTTTCAGCCGTCTCGCCGACAACAACGCGTAA
- a CDS encoding HlyD family efflux transporter periplasmic adaptor subunit, whose amino-acid sequence MTIKKKNVISEWFHKIPLNIGTFIFGALFVYMLITVILYLTADHIQSYQVTAGPLSSNKTYTALAIREESVVNTNASGYITYYARENSKIGKSGAVYTLGDSPSQAAVNDLTEQDYAGIRSSMAGFASTYDSDNFYDVYNYKYQLEGSILQYSGLQTDDSTDATQTANGQAIYRASQDGIVVYSVDGYEDVTADQLTADLFSKKNYQITNLQKERKVTSGDPVYKLITSETWSVIIPLSSEQIVSLAEKKTIRVKFLKDDATQTGSLAIVIGEDGNYYGKITFSRGMIRYSGDRFLNIELVTNIKTGLKIPLSSIVKKNFYVIPKEYMAKDEDNGDAGFYRKVTRRGKDDSSEFVSATVYQEDDDYYYVDTDTFKDGDVILKPDSQSTYEIKEKKALEGVYCINKGYAVFRKIVMIEQNDEYCIVETGTTYGLSQFDYIVRNGNTVNEDDILFK is encoded by the coding sequence ATGACTATAAAAAAGAAAAATGTAATATCCGAATGGTTTCATAAAATTCCGCTGAATATAGGTACGTTTATTTTCGGGGCGCTGTTTGTGTATATGCTCATCACCGTGATTCTGTATCTTACTGCGGATCATATTCAGTCGTATCAGGTGACGGCAGGACCGTTATCAAGTAATAAGACATACACGGCACTGGCGATCCGGGAAGAATCGGTGGTAAATACGAATGCTTCCGGCTATATTACCTACTATGCGAGAGAAAACAGCAAGATCGGTAAATCAGGAGCGGTTTATACGTTGGGTGACAGTCCGTCTCAGGCGGCAGTCAATGACCTGACAGAACAGGATTATGCCGGTATCCGTTCTTCCATGGCAGGTTTTGCCTCCACTTATGACAGTGATAATTTTTATGATGTTTATAATTACAAATATCAGCTGGAAGGATCCATCCTTCAGTACAGCGGACTTCAGACCGATGATTCCACGGATGCCACACAGACTGCCAACGGGCAGGCGATCTACCGGGCATCACAGGACGGTATCGTTGTGTATTCGGTAGACGGATATGAAGATGTTACCGCAGATCAGCTGACCGCGGACCTGTTCAGTAAAAAGAATTATCAGATTACCAATCTTCAGAAAGAACGAAAAGTGACTTCCGGAGATCCGGTATATAAACTGATCACGAGCGAGACCTGGTCGGTGATTATTCCGCTGAGCAGTGAACAGATTGTTTCACTGGCAGAAAAAAAGACGATTCGTGTAAAATTTTTAAAAGATGATGCCACACAGACCGGTTCTCTGGCAATTGTTATCGGTGAGGATGGCAATTATTATGGCAAGATCACATTCAGCCGTGGAATGATCCGTTATAGTGGTGACCGCTTCCTGAATATCGAACTGGTAACCAATATCAAAACCGGTTTGAAGATCCCTCTCAGTTCGATTGTGAAGAAGAATTTTTATGTCATTCCGAAAGAATATATGGCGAAGGATGAGGATAATGGGGATGCAGGATTTTATCGAAAAGTCACCAGACGGGGGAAAGACGATTCCTCTGAATTTGTCAGTGCAACCGTTTACCAGGAAGATGATGATTACTACTATGTGGATACAGATACTTTCAAGGACGGAGATGTGATCCTGAAGCCGGACAGCCAGTCTACCTATGAGATCAAAGAAAAGAAAGCCTTAGAAGGTGTCTACTGTATCAACAAAGGATATGCAGTTTTCCGGAAAATCGTCATGATTGAGCAAAATGATGAATATTGTATAGTTGAGACAGGGACAACCTATGGACTTTCCCAGTTTGATTATATTGTCAGAAACGGAAATACCGTAAATGAAGACGATATTTTGTTTAAATAA
- a CDS encoding YggS family pyridoxal phosphate-dependent enzyme gives MVAEQLQNVGDEIRKACEKSGRDPQEVTLIAVSKTKPISMIEEAMEAGQTIFGENKVQELCTKYEELPKNLEWHLIGHLQRNKVKYIADKAALIHSVDSLRLAETINHEGEKIQRVIPVLIEVNVAEEETKFGVSVEETLPLIEEISKLPYVQIRGLMTIAPYVADPEENRPVFRKLKQLSVDISSKNMNNVHMDTLSMGMTNDYQVAVEEGATMVRVGTGIFGERDYSKTN, from the coding sequence ATGGTAGCAGAACAGTTACAGAACGTAGGCGATGAGATCAGAAAAGCCTGCGAAAAAAGCGGACGAGATCCCCAAGAAGTGACTCTGATCGCAGTCAGCAAGACCAAACCGATTTCCATGATTGAGGAGGCGATGGAGGCAGGACAGACGATATTCGGAGAGAACAAAGTACAGGAACTTTGCACCAAATACGAAGAACTTCCGAAAAATCTCGAATGGCATCTGATCGGACATCTGCAAAGAAACAAAGTAAAGTACATTGCAGACAAGGCAGCACTGATTCACTCCGTGGATTCCCTTCGGCTCGCAGAAACCATCAATCACGAAGGTGAGAAGATTCAGCGGGTGATTCCCGTTCTGATCGAGGTAAACGTTGCAGAAGAAGAAACGAAATTTGGTGTTTCTGTGGAGGAAACACTTCCGTTGATTGAAGAGATCAGCAAATTGCCGTATGTACAGATCCGGGGACTGATGACAATCGCGCCATATGTAGCAGATCCGGAAGAAAATCGACCTGTTTTCCGAAAATTGAAACAATTAAGTGTTGACATAAGCAGTAAAAACATGAATAATGTACATATGGATACTCTGAGTATGGGTATGACGAACGATTATCAGGTAGCTGTTGAAGAAGGTGCCACTATGGTTCGTGTTGGTACCGGTATTTTTGGTGAAAGAGATTATTCCAAAACAAATTAG
- a CDS encoding cell division protein SepF — protein sequence MSVLDKFLDAIRLNDDFDDDDEFFDDEDLEALDEEKPKHRFFKKLDDDYDDDDDEEEYVKPERKAAAPKQTKAPKQTAKQAAPSTSNKITPMRKRNSGNGTMEVCVIKPSSMEDTREIADTLIDRCTVVLNLEGIDVDVAQRIIDFSSGACYSIAGSLQKISSYIFILTPANVEISGDFQEILSGAFDVPSVRTNF from the coding sequence ATGAGTGTTTTAGATAAGTTTTTAGATGCCATCCGTTTAAATGATGATTTTGACGATGATGATGAATTCTTCGATGATGAAGATCTGGAAGCATTAGATGAGGAAAAACCGAAACATCGTTTCTTCAAGAAACTTGATGATGATTATGACGACGATGATGACGAAGAAGAATATGTAAAACCGGAGAGAAAAGCTGCTGCTCCAAAGCAGACAAAAGCTCCGAAGCAGACTGCAAAACAGGCAGCTCCTTCTACTTCCAACAAGATCACTCCGATGAGAAAGAGAAACAGCGGAAATGGCACCATGGAAGTCTGTGTCATCAAACCTTCTTCTATGGAAGATACCAGAGAGATCGCAGATACCCTGATCGATCGTTGTACGGTTGTACTGAATCTGGAAGGTATTGATGTAGATGTTGCTCAGAGAATTATCGACTTCTCTTCCGGAGCATGTTATTCTATCGCAGGAAGTCTGCAGAAGATTTCCAGTTATATTTTCATCCTGACACCAGCCAACGTGGAAATTTCCGGTGATTTCCAGGAGATTTTAAGCGGAGCTTTTGACGTTCCTTCTGTTCGGACAAACTTCTAA
- a CDS encoding YlmH family RNA-binding protein: MKEQEVQFRKRLQDLARTAYYREIPVFTDFLDLNELHMVHSFRPEETGVTICTFGGYEEAERQIAAFLPDALSYDYGENEEMPLSMYPIRCIRISSLSKKFSETLTHRDYLGALIHLGIERSRLGDIVIKDQDAYVFCHAQMEEFLLQNITRIRHTTVKVSVVTDPADLPKPRFQEIHGTVSSVRLDAMIALAFSSSRSSMLGLIEGGKVFVNGKMVVSNGHPLKPEDIVSVRGYGKFRYDGMAGTTKKGRCSVTVQKYI, from the coding sequence ATGAAAGAACAGGAAGTACAGTTCAGAAAGCGGTTGCAGGATCTGGCAAGAACAGCTTATTATCGGGAAATTCCCGTGTTTACGGATTTCCTGGATTTGAATGAACTTCATATGGTACATAGCTTTCGACCGGAGGAGACGGGTGTTACGATCTGTACCTTCGGCGGCTATGAAGAAGCAGAGCGTCAGATAGCAGCATTCCTTCCTGATGCTCTTTCTTATGATTACGGAGAAAATGAAGAAATGCCTCTTTCGATGTATCCGATCCGATGCATTCGTATCTCTTCCCTTTCTAAAAAGTTCAGTGAGACGCTTACGCACCGGGATTATCTTGGGGCGCTGATTCATCTTGGAATTGAGAGATCCCGTCTGGGAGACATTGTGATCAAAGACCAGGATGCGTATGTGTTCTGCCATGCACAGATGGAAGAATTTCTTTTACAGAACATTACCAGGATTCGTCATACGACGGTGAAAGTATCGGTTGTTACGGATCCGGCAGATCTTCCCAAACCACGGTTTCAAGAAATTCACGGAACCGTCAGCTCCGTGCGGCTCGACGCAATGATTGCGCTGGCATTTTCTTCATCCAGGAGCAGCATGCTCGGACTGATTGAAGGCGGAAAAGTTTTTGTCAATGGGAAAATGGTTGTATCCAACGGACATCCTTTAAAACCGGAAGATATTGTGTCTGTCCGTGGATATGGAAAGTTCCGCTATGATGGCATGGCGGGAACGACGAAAAAAGGACGGTGCAGTGTTACCGTACAGAAATATATATAA